The Salminus brasiliensis chromosome 8, fSalBra1.hap2, whole genome shotgun sequence genome has a window encoding:
- the nck2a gene encoding cytoplasmic protein NCK2a yields the protein MTEEVIVIAKWDYTAQQDQELDIRKNERLWLLDDSKTWWRVRNASNRTGYVPSNYVERKNSLKKASLVKNLKDTLGLGKTKRKTSTRDASPTPSTDAEYPSNGSAGGGGAERIYDLNVPAVVKFSYTAERDDELSLVKGDRVVVMEKCSDGWWRGSHSGRVGWFPSNYVREEVGYGDVDGSYGDSLGIYRSLRVGQGAAVANGRPGGAGVPVLHVVQTLYPFSSVTDEELNFEKGETMEVVEKPENDPEWWRCRNSRGVVGLVPKNYVVVLDDGLPARGPALGPGSPHIGHMGPARTGRFAGKDWYYGNVTRHQAECALNERGVEGDFLIRDSESSPSDFSVSLKAAGKNKHFKVQLQDGVYCIGQRRFNTIDELVEHYKKAPIFTSEQGDKLYLVKPLA from the exons ATGACAGAGGAGGTGATTGTTATAGCCAAGTGGGACTACACCGCTCAGCAGGACCAGGAACTTGACATCCGGAAAAATGAGCGCTTGTGGCTCCTAGATGACTCCAAAACCTGGTGGAGAGTCCGCAATGCCTCCAACCGCACCGGCTATGTCCCGTCCAACTATGTAGAGCGCAAGAACAGTCTAAAAAAAGCTTCACTGGTGAAGAACCTGAAGGATACTCTCG GCCTCgggaaaacaaaaaggaagacGAGCACACGTGATGCCTCTCCCACACCGAGCACCGATGCTGAGTACCCATCCAACGGAAGCgcaggaggtggaggagctgaGCGCATCTATGACCTAAACGTTCCTGCGGTGGTGAAGTTCTCCTACACGGCTGAACGAGATGACGAGCTAAGTCTGGTCAAAGGAGACCGAGTGGTGGTCATGGAGAAGTGCAGTGACGGCTGGTGGAGGGGCAGCCACTCCGGCCGAGTCGGCTGGTTCCCGTCCAACTATGTGCGAGAGGAGGTGGGATACGGGGATGTGGATGGAAGCTACGGGGACTCACTGGGGATCTACCGCTCGCTGAGAGTGGGGCAGGGAGCAGCTGTGGCTAACGGGCGACCAGGAGGCGCAGGTGTCCCAGTGCTTCATGTGGTCCAGACTCTGTACCCCTTCAGCTCAGTCACTGATGAGGAGCTAAACTTTGAGAAGGGCGAGACCATGGAGGTGGTGGAGAAGCCGGAGAACGACCCTGAGTGGTGGAGATGTAGGAACAGCAGGGGGGTTGTGGGTCTTGTGCCCAAGAACTATGTGGTGGTCCTCGACGACGGGCTGCCTGCCAGAGGCCCCGCTTTAGGCCCTGGGTCCCCACACATCGGCCATATGGGACCTGCACGCACAGGCAGGTTTGCTGGCAAGGATTGGTATTATGGCAACGTGACACGACACCAGGCGGAGTGTGCACTCAACGAGCGAGGAGTGGAGGGAGACTTCCTTATAAGAGACAGCGAGTCATCG CCCAGTGATTTCTCAGTGTCTCTGAAGGCAGCGGGCAAAAACAAGCACTTCAAAGTGCAGCTGCAGGATGGAGTCTACTGCATCGGCCAGCGACGCTTCAACACTATTGACGAGTTGGTGGAGCACTATAAAAAAGCTCCAATCTTCACCAGTGAACAAGGAGACAAACTCTATCTCGTGAAACCTTTAGCCTGA